The following are from one region of the Panulirus ornatus isolate Po-2019 chromosome 48, ASM3632096v1, whole genome shotgun sequence genome:
- the LOC139764091 gene encoding uncharacterized protein yields the protein MITMTPPRAPREGSARPMLMAVCILLVVCLALPVAASTCAGVNCTHECSFDSLIYKPQRCDQCCNVQEGSKEDAAPQNNRLATMETAIGELRVMTGVLLALVLLLLLAVVALFLHVSKTFPTFHLPVFFRNKSDIQEKPPHKPCNGVDPNTTVVIMPNSHGNRSPVAKRASMSKSARGPTEDSLGLHDLEPRPFRTRQPSESTCPEETSDMPEHAYDNLALSTSTLHNTSNSSTDTLGPSVSVNTLETTLPSVNHHPSTDGGTTQV from the exons ATGATCACCATGACCCCGCCACGGGCCCCGAGAGAAGGCAGTGCTCGCCCAATGCTGATGGCCGTATGCATTCTGCTGGTGGTCTGCTTGGCCCTCCCTGTGGCCGCCTCAACCTGTGCCGGTGTCAACTGTACCCACGAATGCTCCTTCGACAGCCTCATCTACAAGCCACAGAGGTGTGACCAATGCTGTAATGTCCAAG AAGGATCCAAAGAAGATGCAGCACCCCAGAACAACA GATTGGCAACGATGGAGACGGCTATCGGAGAGCTGCGGGTGATGACGGGCGTCCTGCTAGCGCtggtgttgctcctgctgctggccgTGGTggcactcttcctacacgtctccaagacattcccaaccttccacctccccgTCTTCTTCCGCAACAAGAGCGATATCCAGGAGAAGCCGCCCCACAAGCCCTGCAACGGCGTGGATCCCAACACTACGGTGGTCATCATGCCCAACAGCCAT GGGAACCGGAGTCCAGTGGCCAAACGAGCCTCCATGAGCAAGTCAGCACGCGGGCCCACTGAGGACAGCTTGGGGCTACATGACCTTGAGCCTCGGCCCTTCAGAACCCGTCAGCCCTCAGAGTCAACCTGTCCAGAGGAGACAAGCGATATGCCTGAACACGCCTACGACAACCTGGCCCTCTctacctccaccctccacaatacCTCAAACTCCTCCACGGACACACTTGGCCCCTCCGTGTCTGTCAACACCCTGGAAACCACATTGCCTTCCGTCAACCACCACCCATCCACGGACGGGGGTACTACCCAGGTGTGA